In Phalacrocorax carbo chromosome 1, bPhaCar2.1, whole genome shotgun sequence, the genomic stretch aaatttttttttaaacactggcCACTTAGcttaaatgtttaaatgaaaactgagcTTTTTGGAAAATCTGCAGTCAATCTATATGTGGCACTTTATGGCCCAAAGGTCACACAAAATCATAAAATTCAGTATGTTCCTACACAAACTGTTAAAGACTGTGCCTCTTCAAAGAATTTAgtttttaatacagaattaaAGAGTGAAGACAATGTAATCAAAGGTACCAAAGTAACAACATGTCATTAAAAATCCTCCAGAGATTAATCAAAGTATAAGTTTCCTCATGCTGATCTGCCATTTTGCCCTACCTTGGCTGGAATGAAGACCTACCCACTGGAAAGTCAAGAGTAGAGTTCAAAGTTGATGTTCTTTATGATTTATACCTCTAGAAACACTAGGtagcattggaaaaaaaaaagtgaaaatacttacatatttttcatttcagtggggTAAACATCCTGTCTGTGAATCAAGATCAAGCAATCTCAAGAGAATGCACAGTCTAAAAATTAGCCAACTCCGAGAGATCATTAAGATGTGATTTAAATCAGTAAATGGCTCTTCAGAGGAGATGCTCTCACTTGCTATGTGGTGCTTACTTTCTAGCTAAAAGAGACTAAGTTTTAATGAAAGGGAAGATTCTTCTCAAAACTTGCATTGACGTCCATCTCCGATAAAATACTCATTTATGCATTAACTGCAAGCCAGAAGGTGGTGCTCTTGACTACACATCTTGACTACAAAAGAAAagggttggtggttttttttcttttcttttttagtattGCATAGCAGGAACATACGGAGAAATGCATGTTTAATAACATGGTTAATTTGGTTTCTGCAGCAATCCCACAGACAACACCACACACAACACAGTCTATAATGGTaaactttttcttaaatgctACCGTCAGAAGGTTTGAGAAGAGCAATCTTTCTGGGAAAAGTAGTCCAAAGATATGGTTAAAAAcccaaggaaacaaaatgaagcaacTACAGATAAGCTATCTGAATAATAACATTCTGTAACTGAACACCTAGTTGGCAATCCCACGTCAAACTAACTCAATCTACCTGCAAATCTACAATTTCACCggtttttcatttggaaaaaaaagtaattattcaGTTTTCCTTGAAAGGCATGTGCTGGTGTGATACCACTGCAGTGGTCCATGGCACCCCCCATGCTCCCCTCCATCCATTTGTCCAGGTCTCAAAGAATTCCACATATATTGACAACGAAGTGAGTATGATCTTCCAGgaagaaagacacagaaagcaTGTAAGttgcatatgcacacacactACAAGGATTACTGATAAGCATAATAAAAATAGACACATTGTTACCTTTTACCTTCAAcgatataaatatatatgtgtgtgtgtaatttcattaaaatacttcCATAGATGTATACACATAAGTAGTTCTTAGCAAGACGAAAGCCAATCCATTTACCGCAGTGTCTGTGAAACCTCCACGGCTGGGAAACAAAAAGGCTGGAGTGATTTTCCAAGGGATGTAGTTCTGCCAGCACGACttaattaaatttattcatttttttgctCTTCACCTTTAGATTCCATTAGCGCCTCTTGCCAtttcttctccatctcctcTTTGCAACTCAGGAAGGCATCTTCCAAACACCTCATGGAGTTGGCCAGGTCTGGGTTGGTACGTATGACTACCATGTCATATGCCATCCACGTTGCCTGCACTACAAACCCAACATATACTACTAAGCCAGGAATTTTGGCTGAATAAAAGCAATGGCTGATTCAATAAATTAATACAAGGCATGAATTATCATCAGTCCAGATTTTATGTCAGAGAATTCACTGACCACAGTAATACTCAAGATTAAATAAAAGATTCTTCAGTTTTACTTCTTAATAAACATCTCAAAATGCTTCAGAATAGAAGTATACTGACATAAGTTACAAAAGGGAGACAGACACTTTACCTAAAAATTACAACAAAACAGGTAATCAAAAAGAAAGCTTCAACAGACtgttataaaataaatgaaccAAAAAATCCTCTCTCCAGACCAGTTAGAGTCAGGAGGCTTATGTTAGGTGAGAAAGAGTAAGATCAAGGAGGCTGCAGCAGTAGGTGATTAATAACCTACATAACTaaactgattttgaaataaCAAGTATCTGATAATGCAGAGCAAATAGTTTTAGCACTTATTTAATactttcccttttgttttgatATAAATTGACTGTGGTTTTCTCAATGACACTCATAAATTGCGTTTAGTTACAAACAGTTTAATTAACAGTTTCCATCTGTTCTTGTTAGCTGCACACACAGTTTCTGATAGCATTGTTGCAGAACATGGAGAGGAATATGCAGTCCTCTCCATACATACAGGACTAAGATTAAATTTGCAGAGGAGTCCGAGTCGTTATTCTAGCTGAGGAATTAAACATGTCTCAGGCACTGACCTGAGAGGTACTATGTATCCCaccatttttcagaattaaatctCATTTTACATACTATGTTTTAATAACTGTACCTGAAATACCATAGTAGTATTTGTTTTCAACTACAACTCTGAACTGAGCATCCATCACCTATTAATTTTCAATTCTGAGCCATCTGAAACTTCTACATTGTTTGCACACTTTCTCCCAATTAAGAACATTAGGGCATTAGTTGATTGTGATTGTTTCCACTTATATTTTTATCATGCAGAAGTTTACAGCAatgaatacaaataataaatcttCAATGTCTTCCCTCTAGTAGACAAATCCATATCATTCTTAACAAAGACCTGTACCTGTTAGTTTTTCCACTTCCTCCAGAAGTTTTTCTAAGTCCCTGTTCAGGTCCTCCACCGTCTTCACCATGTTATCGTAGTTTGCTTCCTGAGGTTCTGATTCGGCCATCTACAAGGAAACCAGGAATTTCATACTTTACTTTGAAGGGAGTTGATTTTCACACTTGAAGAGAAAGTAACAttgcagtaaattaaaaaagtatataaatattctgtttaCATGTGAATTCATTAAGAAACTGGCCTTTAAGTTACTGGTCATCACCTGTATGCTGCATGCTATTTTCAATCCATTTCGAGATTAATTTAAGTAGAAAGAATTACACTGAAATATGCTGTGTTTGTGCCAAATAAAGAATTTGGTACCAATAATAACAAAGATCACTGTGTCAAACacttaatttgaaaattttatttattatccAGTTAGAGTTGTCTTCAAGCTTCTCTCCCAAATATTCTGACGTAGAGTAATTCCTAATTTTCAAAGTTAGTTGTAAAATTCCCATTTGTATCCAGTATTTCACACCTGCACGCTACAGCCGGGTAATGACATATGCCAAGTTCTGCTACCATACAAGCAGCTAAGTGTTTATGATTTACTGACCTCCGCTGTAGCGTGCAGGTGTTGTAGGTAGTAAAATTTCAGGAAGTAAAAATGCTTGGGGCAAAAATATAGCTTTAGAGGCCCAGCTTCTGCCATTAAAAGTTTCAGAACCTCGATATTAACCTGAAAATGTGACACACAGCCTTgcctttaatttccttttctgaaaaccacTGACGGATGGGACAAGATTATGAAGAGCATGGAGAAGCTTCACTGTTGAGGCCATACGCATCACAGAGCAGGCGTAGCTTTCgtcagctttggtttttttatgtaTGATTTCTCAGACCCAGTTAGCGGGTATCCATTTTCCGTTTATTACTGCCGACAGACGTGGAAGGAACGCAACAGTCTGTAAGGGCTTTATCGCACTATAAAGCGACGCTAAGCCTCATCGAGACGCTGCGCTCGAGGGTCTCTTCACACAACCAACTTCGTGAGATAATTGCGTGACGCCAAACCCCCGGAGACCATAAAAAGCCAAGACCCCGTCCCGTAGCACCGCGGCCACGCCATGACTGCCCACCAGGCCTGTCCCGCTCCCGCCCTCGCCGCCTGCCCCTCACCGCCCACTATCCCGCCGACGCCAACTGCTCCGCCCTTCGCGGCCCCCGAGCCCGAGGGCACGCGGAGAGGAGCGGGCGGAAACGGGACACGAAAAACCGGTGTTCTGTCCCCTCGTCCTCTCCTGCCCGCTCTGCCCCCGAGCTCACGACCTCGATTAATTCTGTGTTTCACGAAAACAAGCACTTGGGTGAGGAGTCAGGCGGCCGAAGAccaggaaagggaaaggcaggggttcgccccccgccccgcggcagGGAGGCGGCCGGCGGCTCCGGATCCCGGGCTGTGGCGCGTCTCCGTGTCCGGCCACCTCTCTCCTTCCGGTGCACCTGCAGCCGGTCCTGGGCCGCGGCACAGCGGGGCCCTGCAGCCGGCCTCGGGCAGGCCGGGCTTCCCGGGCAGCGCCTCGTCCCCTGCCTGCCGCGGTGCCGCAGTTGCCCTTCCCCGGAGGCCGGACAACAGGAGGTAaccccctcccctgctcacGGCCCCTCCGGCTGTCCCCCGGACCCCCGGGCCGAGTGGCCCCGGCGTTAGCCCGCATCGGGGCCTCTGCTCGACCCCGTCTCTGCCCGCCCCGAGTCCCGGCCGGCAGCAGGTGGCCTGTCGTTTCGGGAATTATTCTGAAAGTAACCCAAAAGTCACGCCTCGAGCCCGAAGTTTAAAAGTTCGGTggtgcttctgctgcttttctgtggggCTTCATCTCCCTGCAGGCTGCACCACAGAGAGAGTCTTCGGACCAAGGCCTGGAGCAACAGGGCAAGGGGCAAGAGTTTTAAACTAGGAAAGGctaggtttagattagatataaggaagaagttCTTTATGATGGGGGTGGTGAGACAtcagagcaggttgcccagagaagttgtggatgctcCATCCTTGAAAGcgttccaggtcaggttggatggggttCCGAGCAACCTGTGCTAGAGGACGGTGTTCCTGCCCATGgtagggggttggactaggtgatctttaaaaGTCCCTTACAGCCCAAACTGTGCTGTATGACATCTTTGTctctgtaaaaaaagaaaaataaaaaaaatcagagaaggtTTTTGCAGGAGAAGGGTTACAAATTTTTTGATGACTGAGCAACAAGGCTCAAGAGTTTGTTGGTGCTAGGAATTACCTGGTGTATAGCAGGGTAGGAATCAAATACCTTTTCTGAATTGCTCATGCCCCAAATTGTGTCCAATTCCAGATCAATATCCAAACCTTAAGTGGTTTGGGCTGTCTCTTGT encodes the following:
- the SYCE3 gene encoding synaptonemal complex central element protein 3 isoform X1, whose product is MRMASTVKLLHALHNLVPSVSGFQKRKLKMAESEPQEANYDNMVKTVEDLNRDLEKLLEEVEKLTVQATWMAYDMVVIRTNPDLANSMRCLEDAFLSCKEEMEKKWQEALMESKGEEQKNE
- the SYCE3 gene encoding synaptonemal complex central element protein 3 isoform X2; the protein is MAESEPQEANYDNMVKTVEDLNRDLEKLLEEVEKLTVQATWMAYDMVVIRTNPDLANSMRCLEDAFLSCKEEMEKKWQEALMESKGEEQKNE